The window TGGCCGGTCGGGTGTCCGGGGCGGTGTTGGTGTTCCGCGACGTCACCGAGCGCCGGCACCTGGAAGACCACCTCCGGCAGGCCCTCAAGATGGAAGCCATCGGGCGGCTGGCGGGCGGGATCGCCCACGACTTCAATAACATCACCACCGTCGTCACCGGGTTCTGCGAACTCCTGCTCACCGGCGACCTGTCGCCGCACGACCACGTGGACGCGATCCGGCGGATTCACGAGGCCGGGACACGGGCCGCCGCCCTGACCCGGCAGATCATGGCCTTCAGCCACAAGCAACTCCTCGTCCAGTGCGCGTTGAACCTGAACACCGTCGTCCGGGACATGGGGTCGATGGTCGAACGGCTGATCGGGGCCGACGTCGCGTTCGTCGCCGATTTAGCCCCGGGTCTCGGCCCGGTGAACGCCGACCCGACTCAGATCAGCCAGGTGATTCTGAACCTGACGGCGAACGCCCGAGACGCCATGCCCACGGGCGGGCGGTTGACCGTCGCCACTGCGAACGTCGAACTGGGCGACGAAACGGTCCGGTCGCACCCGGATGTGAGACCGGGCCGGTACGCCTTGCTGTCGGTGTCGGACACCGGCACCGGGATGCCGGAGGACGTGCTGGTCCACATGTTCGAGCCGTTCTTTACCACGAAGGGTGTCGGGCGGGGGACCGGTCTTGGTCTCGCGACCGTATACGGCATTATCAAACAAAGCCAGGGTCACGCGGAGGTGACGAGCCGGGTCGGAACTGGGACGACGGTCCGGCTCTACCTGCCGCTGATCGACGAACCACCCGCGGTGGCGGACGGCGATGGCGTCCGGGCTGAAAAAGGGCACGAAACCATTCTGCTCGTGGAAGACGACGCGACGGTCCGGCGGGTAGCCGCGGTGATACTCCGGGAGAGCGGGTACACTGTATTCGAAGCGTCGAGCGGACTGGACGCGATCGCGCTCGTCGAACGATACCCGGACCCGATTCACTTGCTCGTCATCGATCTGGTGATGCCCCATCTGCCCGGGCGGGAGGCGGCCGAACGGTTGACGCGCCTCAAGCCGGGGATGCGGGTGCTGATGATCTCGGGGTGCAGCGGGGAGATGCCCGTACAGCAACAGGAGGCACAAAAGGCGGCCGCGGACTTCCTACCGAAACCGTTCGGCCTCGGCGACCTGACGGCCAAGGTGCGGGAGATACTGGACCGGGCGTGAGCGACCAAGGGGTATCAAGGTTGGCTCATGAGGCGACAGAGGTGGAAGGGCGGAAACATCTCACCGCAATAGCCACCGCACCGGCGCTCGGCGGGGTCGGAGACCCGCGCCGAGCGCGGGCGGCGGCGGGTCGGGATGAGAGACTTGCGGTCGGGCCGAAGCACCTCGGCCGCCTCATGAGCCTCAAGGTTTAATACCAAGACCAATCCAACGTCGGTAGGCTCGGAGCCCGTCACGATGCCGGCGCCGATCCTCTTCGTTGCTCAGGTGGATTTCTTCCCGAGTCATCCACCTGGGATAGATGCCCCCACAGTAAAGTCGTCCCGGAATCAGCGCCGTGCCCCCGCCCCGAAGACTTCCCGAACTTCGACGCCTCCGTCGCCGGGGGCCGATATTATTGCGTTTTGTTGGATCTGCCCAAAGCCGTTATGGTGCGGTCGGTGGATTCCTGGCCGCGTCCGAGGTGAAGAATGAACAGATCGACGGCTTTTTGTCTGATGTTTGGCGTACTTGGCCTCTCCGATCTGCGAGCCGGTGAGCCCGTGACGGTTTCCGAAGCGAAGACAAACGACCACGGCTTCATCGTCCACGAGGTCCGGTCGCCTTATCAGGCCAAGACGACGCGGATTCGCGTGCTACGGCCCGACAAGTTGGTGAACGGTAAGAAGTCCCCGGTCGTGTACGTGCTGCCGGTCGAGGCCGGGAACGAGAGCCGTTACGGGGACGGGCTGAACGAGGTCAAGAAACTCGACCTCCACAACACGAGCGGGGCGATATTCGTGGCCCCAACATTCTCGCACCTGCCGTGGTACGCCGACCACCCGACCGAGCCCGAGGTTTGCCAGGAA is drawn from Fimbriiglobus ruber and contains these coding sequences:
- a CDS encoding hybrid sensor histidine kinase/response regulator translates to MTPATVLVVEDEIIIAKGIERQIKKLGYVVAGTAATGEEAVRKAAELRPDIILMDINLGDGMDGVAAATAVRRESGTPVVFLTAHSDDDTLQRAKLAEPHGYVLKPYEDKDLQTTIEIALYKHQMECRLRENEQWLAATLGSIGDGVIATDARGRVRFLNALAEQLTGWTQADALDRDLRDVFHIVHEKTRRPATNPAVVALEKGESATLDPDTILIGKDGNERPIDDNAAPIRDVAGRVSGAVLVFRDVTERRHLEDHLRQALKMEAIGRLAGGIAHDFNNITTVVTGFCELLLTGDLSPHDHVDAIRRIHEAGTRAAALTRQIMAFSHKQLLVQCALNLNTVVRDMGSMVERLIGADVAFVADLAPGLGPVNADPTQISQVILNLTANARDAMPTGGRLTVATANVELGDETVRSHPDVRPGRYALLSVSDTGTGMPEDVLVHMFEPFFTTKGVGRGTGLGLATVYGIIKQSQGHAEVTSRVGTGTTVRLYLPLIDEPPAVADGDGVRAEKGHETILLVEDDATVRRVAAVILRESGYTVFEASSGLDAIALVERYPDPIHLLVIDLVMPHLPGREAAERLTRLKPGMRVLMISGCSGEMPVQQQEAQKAAADFLPKPFGLGDLTAKVREILDRA